The genomic region TCACCGACCGCAGCGACGCCTCGGCGACCCTGCTGTGGGACGTGGTCGCCGACGACTGGTCCGCGGCCGCGGTCGCCGCGGCGGATGCCGACCCGGCACTGCTGCCCGTGGTCCGGCCGTCGGAGGAGGTCGTCGGCAGCGCGCGCCTCCCGGTCGGCGAGGTGCCGGTCGTCGTCGGAGGTGCGGACACCCCGCTGGCCCTGCTGGCATCGGGTGCGAACACCGGGGCGCAGATCAACCTGGGTTCCGGCGCCCAGCTGCTGCGGCCCGGCCGACGGCCGGCGCCCTCGGTGGACCCGGTCGTGCACACCTATGCCGACACCACCGGTGGGTGGTATGCGATGGCCGCGCTGCAGAACGGCGGCTCCGCCTGGGAGTGGGCCTGTGGAGTCCTCGGGCTGTCCTGGGCGGAGTTCGTCGACGCGGCCGCGTCGGTGCCGGCCGGTGCCGGGGGAGTGGTGTTCCGGCCGTTCCTGACCGGTGAGCGCGGGACCGTCGCCGGGCCCGACGATCGCGGCGGGTGGATCGGGCTCTCGGCCGGGACCACGCGCGCCGACCTGGCCCGTGCCGCGGTCGAGGGCGTGGTCTTCGCGGTCCGGACGGCGTTCGAGCTCCTGGACGCGGCCGACCGCGAACCGGTCCTGCTCACCGGTGGGGGCGCGCGCTCCGGCGTCGTCGTCCAGCTGCTGGCCGACGTG from Blastococcus colisei harbors:
- a CDS encoding FGGY family carbohydrate kinase, whose amino-acid sequence is MADVLLGADLGTSGLKLVALDSAGGVVAEAERAYGYDRPAPGRAESDVRTWHAALDAAVAAVVPRLAGTRVRALGIAGQMHGAVLVDGSGAALRPALLWPDQRGEPHLARWRDLAAGDRAALGNPLAAGMTGPLLAWLARHEPEALRRASAVLLPKDALRATLLPGTDPAVTDRSDASATLLWDVVADDWSAAAVAAADADPALLPVVRPSEEVVGSARLPVGEVPVVVGGADTPLALLASGANTGAQINLGSGAQLLRPGRRPAPSVDPVVHTYADTTGGWYAMAALQNGGSAWEWACGVLGLSWAEFVDAAASVPAGAGGVVFRPFLTGERGTVAGPDDRGGWIGLSAGTTRADLARAAVEGVVFAVRTAFELLDAADREPVLLTGGGARSGVVVQLLADVLERPVRPLGLRSASAVGAALLAGRGVGMDVHPERDAGPLVEPRPARGLADAAARWTGA